In Chiroxiphia lanceolata isolate bChiLan1 chromosome 9, bChiLan1.pri, whole genome shotgun sequence, one DNA window encodes the following:
- the PDC gene encoding phosducin codes for MEENANTSLEEDFEGQATHTGPKGVINDWRKFKLESEDGESLSLSKKEMLRQMSSPHRSFSRDDKDTRERFCRKMSMQEYELIHDAQEDESCLQQYRKRCMQDMHQRLSFGPKFGYLCELQNGEQFLEAVEKEHKTTTVIVHIYEDGVKGCDALNSSLTCLAAEYPTVKFCKIKASSTGAGDRFSNEVLPSLLVYKAGELLSNFISVSEQFNEEFFAVDVEAFLNEYGLLPEGTLPALGNGNTDEQDVE; via the exons GGCCCAAGGGTGTGATCAATGACTGGAGGAAGTTTAAATTAGAAAGCGAAGATGGAGAGTCCTTATCCTTGagcaagaaagaaatgcttAGACAAATGTCTTCACCACACAGATCCTTCAGTAGAGATGATAAAGACACCAGAGAGAGATTCTGCCGTAAG ATGAGCATGCAGGAGTATGAGCTGATCCACGACGCGCAGGAGGACGAGAGCTGCCTACAGCAGTACCGCAAGCGCTGCATGCAGGACATGCACCAGCGGCTCAGCTTCGGGCCCAAGTTCGGTTACCTGTGCGAGCTGCAGAACGGGGAACAGTTCCTGGAGGCCGTGGAGAAGGAACACAAAACCACCACGGTGATAGTGCACATCTATGAAGATGGTGTGAAGGGCTGCGACGCCCTCAACAGCAGCCTGACCTGCCTGGCCGCAGAGTACCCCACCGTGAAGTTCTGCAAGATCAAGGCCTCCAGCACCGGGGCTGGAGATCGCTTCTCCAACGAGgtgctcccctccctgctggtCTACaaggctggggagctgctgagcaATTTCATTAGTGTTTCTGAACAGTTCAATGAGGAGTTCTTTGCTGTGGATGTGGAGGCTTTCCTGAATGAGTACGGGCTGCTGCCTGAGGGGACGCTGCCCGCCCTGGGAAATGGCAACACGGATGAGCAGGATGTTGAATAG